Within the Trichoderma breve strain T069 chromosome 3, whole genome shotgun sequence genome, the region AGATAGCAAAGGAGGCTAAAGAGTGCATGCAAGAGTGTGTGAGCGAGTTCATCTCCTTTATAACTAGCGAAGGTATGTCTGTGTTCTGGGCTTTGTCTCATAGAGAGCGCCTTTGCGTATACTGACTTGCCTTGCCTCGCCCCAGCCTCGGAGAAATGCCAGCAAGAAAAACGCAAGACAGTCAACGGAGAAGACATCTTGTTTGCCATGACTTCGCTGGGCTTCGAGAACTACGCAGAGGCTCTCAAGGTCTATCTTTCAAAGTACCGTGAGGTGAGATAGAGTCTACACTGTCAACCCTTCTCAcagttctttttttctaaCAAGGTGATGGGAAAATAGCAACAAAATCAATCGAACCGTGATCGCGTTCTAGAGAACAACAACTGGGGCGGCCAAATGATCCCGGGTGCTGAAAAGACTGAGCCAGGCACAACGAGCGCCGATTACGCACCCCCTGAAGGAACGAACCCTGCTGAAGGCGGCACCGATCCGAACTACATGTATACTTCTCATGCCGGTCACAACGGAACGGGTGCTGGAGAGGGTTATTAAGGGGGGTTTGCCGGCCGATAGCCTCCATGGACTGCAGATGGCAAGGTCTGGTACCTCTACCCCTCCCGGTAAGCCTGGCAGAAGGGAGGGTTCGTCGATTTCTTCCGAAACCTCTCCTGATTCTCGGACCATGGCTCTCAGCTCTCAATTTGACATGTAAAAACATCAGTGCTTGATCATTTAACTTGGGGCAATGATATTTCCAGTATACTTGAAGTTGGAAAGGGTGGGGCAAGAgtgaggagagaaggggCATGAAAGAATTCCAACTTTCTCTTAGGCGAATGCATGGGCTCaactttgttttctttttttattttctttagttCTTGGGCTTCAGCTACAGATGATTGTTCAGACAGGTAGATTCTCCCTTGAAGCTTGACCTGTCGACTCAGGAGCGGTCCTGGGATACGACATACATCTTTCTCGACATCAGGGAATTCAGGACTTTTCCAAGCAGGATAACGGATTATGCATGGGGTCCAGACTGTGGGTTACGGAGTTGGAATATTCGATACGAGTTTACTACTACGGGCTAGTACTATCAAGAGTTTAGTGCTGCTAGGTATATCCATTTTATATCAACCGTCATTTGTTTTTCATGTTGCGATGTAAATTGCGATTGCCACCATGATGACGTATCGTACGTAGCTATTAACGACGCCTCTATTTGAGTCATGAATGACTCTTACATAGTCAAGTGATACTGCATTGCGGTGGCGTCAGTGGGATTCCATAGAATGCATGCATGGCTGGAAATGCTACAGATTTTGATGTGTTACGGCTCTCACCTCACATCCACTTGGTTACCTGTCAAAGCCATGCAACTTCGTCATTGTTTAACAAAGGCGCCTcgcaaaggcaaaagaatATTCCGAAGTGCGCACGGACCACCTTTGCTGCCTAAGCCGACTTGGTTGCAAGGCACGTGCGGGGTCCCCACTTGATTGAAAATCTTCCCTGACGCATATTACTGTGCAGGAAAAAAATAATCCATGTCCAGCATTGACGCCGTCACTCTCCCCAGCATCATTTCAACCACATTCGAGTCGACGGCTATTTTCGCATTTCTACAGCTGGAGCCCAAGCCATGTGCTTGCGCTTATCCGAGAGAGAGACTGATTGTATTTTTTAAGTGCTCCGTAGCTTGAGTATGAAGGGACTTGGCCACCGCAGAGAACAGCCGTTTCCTTTCATTGCTGCATTCCTGTAACGGACGCCGCGACAATCGCCATCAATCTTGCTAGCATCTTGACTTTGCGCTCTTCGTTGCCATCGGCTAGCGACATTGCCATCCATGCGACCCTTCATTTCAGCCCCAAGAAGCCTCCCCGGTACTTTGCCTAGGAGCACTCCTCCGGTCAAATCCATACTCAAGCCTGCCTCAGCTCTTGGCCGCAGGAAGGACCAGCACGATACGCCCAGCGAGGGCTCAGAGGCCCAGGAGGCTTCCAGCAAGCGCCGCAAGGTGTTCTTCGACGATATAAAGAATGTGACGTACGAGGTCGGCCGGCGAACAATGGATGAAGTCAAGTTAGAAGTGCGCATGGCGCTCGAGGCACACCTCCGGGGAGACGACGGCCAGTACGACGGCCTGAAAGAGATGTTCGCCAACGATAAGAAGAGATACCTACCGCCGGtggtgggagaagaggaCGATACGTTGAAGCCTCACGAGCTGCAAGTTTACCTGATGGCTCTGACCGGATGCATCCCCATTCTGAAGAGCAAGGACTGCAATGGCCTGGTCAAGGTCATTCTCAACTGCTCTTGGCTGGGGCGAGATGCCGCCTTTGTCAAAGTGTTTACGCACTTCCTAGCCGCATTGGTCAGCGCTCAGGGATCGTACCTCAACCAAGTCTTGACCATGATCGTGGACAAGTTCCACGACACTCGCCCATCCTCATGGCGAGTCCCCGATTTCCCCGAGATCAGCCGCGACACGATGCGAGAGAGGCTGCATTCGACCTTACAATACCTTCTCAAGATGTTCCCATCCGCCGTAGGAGTCTTAGAAAACCTGCTGAGAAGCAAGTTCCCGTTCCTCGACGATTCGATGAGGGTCCACATGGCCTATATCCACAACCTTCTCCAGGTCAAAGAATACGTGCCTGACTTGCAGGATGACATTTTCGACATGATACTAGATCGCGTTGTTAAAATTGACTCACAGATGCAGTTAGATCTGGAAGACACGGATGATGACATCACTGCCGCCGTCATGTACGCGCTGCGCGAGAACCCTCAAGAAGAGACAGGCAGCTgggaagacgaggcagatgatgacagcGATACCGAATCCGTCGATAGCGACGACGTAGACTATGACCAAGAGGCCGTCCGAATCAAGACTCTCAAAGACAGcgtggagaagatggactcGATGCTTGATACCCTGTTCGCCGTCTACACGCCACACTTTACAAACCCTGGGTCGGACAAGGCGTTTGACATGTTCGTCACCATCCTGCGCGAGTTTGACCAAATGGTCCTGCCGACGTACAAATCGCGGCACACGCAATTCCTCATCTTTCATTTTGCACAGCAGCACGAGCGGCTTACGGACGCGTTTTGCGGTCAGCTTATTGCTAGCGCCTTCCAGAGCAACACGCCGAATATTTTGAAGcaggctgctgccgcctACCTGGCAAGCTTTGTCGCCCGAGGGGCACTCGTGCCGCGCAGCCTGGTGCGCACTATCTTTATGCTCTTGATCCATCATTTGGACCAGTACCGCAGGAAATACGAGCCCCTTTGCCGCGGTCCGGACCTCAAGCGCTTCCACCCTTACTACAGCCTTCTACAAGCCACCCTCTACATTTTTTGCTTCCGCTGGCAAGACTTGATTGTGTCTGCTCCCGAATTTGTCGACCCCGAAGACCCAGCATCTTATATTGGCCAGGATCTCGAGTGGATTGGCACGATGAGAAAAGATCTTTCAACTCACATCTTTGGCAAGCTCAACCCACTCAAGGTGTGCGCGCCCGTCATTGTCGACGAGTTTGCCAAGCTGGCGCATCGACTCAACTTCATGTACGCATATCCGTTGATCGAAAGCAACAAACGCATCCGGTTGACGCAGTTCTTGTCGTCAACTTACTCTACCGGAGGCGCCCTCAGAGATTCTGGGTTCGATACTCAAGAGGAGAGCTTTCACCAGCTGGACCCGTATTTCCCGTTTGACCCATACCAGCTGCCAGTGAGCAAACGGTGGCTAGTGAACGACTATGTGCATTGGAAAGCAATCCCAGGCTTGAATgcagaagacgatgaagaagacagtgACGAatttgacgacgacgaggatgacgaagagctTAACGAAGGCACCGCAACCGATAGCGACGGCGGGGAGTCTGAGTAAGATGGCAACGATTAGATAAGAAAGCCGGATATACAAAAGCAATGTGTGTGTATGGCTAAGATTTCTTATTTGGAATTGTTTTCGCATCTGTCGCTTTGATCTACTGGTTTTGGAACGACcagggggaggaggaagccggGATCATGCTTATGTGCAAAAGTGCATTTGGACCTTGGCGTTGGGTTTGATTGTTTCATTCGTTTATTAGCGAGGAGTTTGGCAAAAAGGAACAATTGCTTGTTATCGGCTGTTATTTGAGAACCACGATATCTGCAGCGGCTGTATGTAGTATTTGGAGCGGGTCGCTGAATTTAAAGTTCCTTGTCCCGTTAGAACCATGCCGATTACCATGATGTGATTTCATGATGCTACAGTATATATGTCCCTCATGCAGTAAGCATTCATAGGTACTCTATTAGAAAGATCTTTGGATGATTTGCGACACCATGGGGGATGCGGGCATGCAAGTGAATTTGAAATAATCTTCTATGTGTAAGTATTTGAAATACTTTGATAATAGCGACCTGGGCACATCTGCCGGAGAGGGTCGC harbors:
- a CDS encoding histone-like transcription factor (CBF/NF-Y) and archaeal histone domain-containing protein — protein: MSDSPQSPPKDVDQGAQSPDEEGQMNDNQEPHSAGGTGYEFEGVKEQDRWLPIANVARIMKNALPDNAKIAKEAKECMQECVSEFISFITSEASEKCQQEKRKTVNGEDILFAMTSLGFENYAEALKVYLSKYREQQNQSNRDRVLENNNWGGQMIPGAEKTEPGTTSADYAPPEGTNPAEGGTDPNYMYTSHAGHNGTGAGEGY
- a CDS encoding RNA polymerase I specific transcription initiation factor RRN3 domain-containing protein; the protein is MRPFISAPRSLPGTLPRSTPPVKSILKPASALGRRKDQHDTPSEGSEAQEASSKRRKVFFDDIKNVTYEVGRRTMDEVKLEVRMALEAHLRGDDGQYDGLKEMFANDKKRYLPPVVGEEDDTLKPHELQVYLMALTGCIPILKSKDCNGLVKVILNCSWLGRDAAFVKVFTHFLAALVSAQGSYLNQVLTMIVDKFHDTRPSSWRVPDFPEISRDTMRERLHSTLQYLLKMFPSAVGVLENLLRSKFPFLDDSMRVHMAYIHNLLQVKEYVPDLQDDIFDMILDRVVKIDSQMQLDLEDTDDDITAAVMYALRENPQEETGSWEDEADDDSDTESVDSDDVDYDQEAVRIKTLKDSVEKMDSMLDTLFAVYTPHFTNPGSDKAFDMFVTILREFDQMVLPTYKSRHTQFLIFHFAQQHERLTDAFCGQLIASAFQSNTPNILKQAAAAYLASFVARGALVPRSLVRTIFMLLIHHLDQYRRKYEPLCRGPDLKRFHPYYSLLQATLYIFCFRWQDLIVSAPEFVDPEDPASYIGQDLEWIGTMRKDLSTHIFGKLNPLKVCAPVIVDEFAKLAHRLNFMYAYPLIESNKRIRLTQFLSSTYSTGGALRDSGFDTQEESFHQLDPYFPFDPYQLPVSKRWLVNDYVHWKAIPGLNAEDDEEDSDEFDDDEDDEELNEGTATDSDGGESE